A window from Centropristis striata isolate RG_2023a ecotype Rhode Island chromosome 2, C.striata_1.0, whole genome shotgun sequence encodes these proteins:
- the LOC131987568 gene encoding aminopeptidase Ey-like isoform X2, with amino-acid sequence MGKGLYISKAVAVTCVVAAIAAVATIIALAVVYAQEKSKNEVAPPVTASPTSPPTPTTPSPPKEPWDHYRLPDSLSPVSYNVTLWPRLKPNADDLYIFTGNSTVVFKCVKETDLIIIHSKKLNLTKFGEYHAKLSGLHGATAPSLKKTWLEEPTQYLVVQLNGPLKPGSMYELFTDFVGELTDDLGGFYRSEYTEDGVKKVLATSQMQPTDARKVFPCFDEPAMKAVFHMTLIHPRETVALSNGMNYGKSIFHCSLLTVHLFEPTEIMSTYLLAFVVCEFSFITSNPQAEVLIRIWAQRKAIEEGQGDYALEKTGPILAFFEKYYNSTYPLSKSDQIALPHFRFGAMENWGLIAYRETALLYNPGFSSTGEKEWVASTISHELAHMWFGNLVTTRWWNDLWLNEGFATYVSYLGADYAEPTWNMKDVMVMNEIIPVMGVDASASSHPLSSKEEDIQKPEQISELFDSITYSKGAAVLRMLSGFITESVFSKGLQTYLEEFKYKNTVYQDLWKHLQMAVDKAGIVLPTSVEEIMNRWILQMGFPVVTINTQTGEITQKHFLLDPDSEVDRPSPYNYKWIVPITWMKTGEAKPDYWLLDEETTNTNMTLDADEWLLANINTKGFYRVNYDSENWERLLAKLSSGHQDIPMISRTQIIDDAFNLVSAKMVNITLALSTTKYLDKEVEYMPWETAKRHLAYFHLMFDRSEVYGPMQAYLKKKVTPLFNYFKKITNNWADVPANHTDQYNQMNAISIACSTGVEGCKELTTGWFREWMENPAVNKINPNLKTRVYCSAIAEGGVEEWDFAWSMYKNATIPSEAEKLMYALACTRQPWLLNRYLHYCLDPEKIPVKDATSAIITIASKAIGQPLAWDFIREKWDFMYNEYGESSINMGAIIYGVTRRFSSEFEYNQLLQFKEDKAEQLGSASSALDQALEGTKTNMNWMAQNKKLVHEWFTSETTL; translated from the exons ATGGGGAAAGGTCTGTACATCAGCAAAGCTGTGGCAGTAACCTGTGTGGTTGCAGCCATCGCTGCTGTGGCCACCATCATAGCCTTGGCTGTGGTTTACGCTCAGGAGAAGTCAAAGAATGAAGTTGCACCTCCAGTCACTGCCAGTCCCAccagcccccccacccccaccacgCCTTCCCCCCCGAAGGAGCCCTGGGACCACTACAGACTTCCAGATtccctgtctcctgtctcctacAACGTCACCCTGTGGCCCCGACTGAAGCCCAACGCAGACGACCTTTACATCTTCACCGGAAACTCCACGGTGGTCTTCAAATGTGTGAAGGAGACTGACCTCATCATCATCCACTCCAAAAAGCTGAACCTCACCAAATTTGGGGAATACCATGCCAAGCTGAGTGGCCTCCATGGAGCCACTGCGCCCAGCCTGAAAAAGACCTGGCTAGAAGAACCGACCCAGTACCTGGTGGTCCAGCTCAACGGCCCACTGAAGCCCGGCAGCATGTACGAGCTCTTCACAGACTTTGTTGGAGAGCTGACCGACGACCTGGGAGGATTCTACAGGAGTGAATACACGGAAGATGGCGTAAAAAA AGTTTTGGCCACAAGTCAAATGCAGCCAACGGATGCCAGGAAAGTCTTCCCCTGCTTCGATGAGCCCGCTATGAAAGCTGTCTTCCACATGACTCTCATTCACCCCCGTGAGACTGTGGCTCTGTCCAACGGCATGAACTACGGCAAGTCCATCTTTCACTGTTCACTGTTAACTGTCCATCT CTTTGAACCCACAGAGATTATGTCAACCTACTTGCTGGCCTTTGTTGTCTGTGAATTTTCATTCATTACATCAAACCCCCAGGCAGAAGTTTTG ATCAGGATCTGGGCTCAAAGGAAGGCTATAGAGGAGGGACAGGGGGACTATGCTCTGGAGAAGACTGGGCCCATACTGGCATTCTTTGAGAAATACTACAATTCTACTTACCCTCTGAGCAAGTCAG ACCAGATCGCACTTCCTCACTTCCGTTTTGGAGCCATGGAGAACTGGGGCCTGATCGCCTACAGAGAAACTGCCCTCTTATATAATCCTGGTTTTTCATCCACTGGAGAAAAAGAGTGGGTGGCATCAACCATCTCACACGAGCTCGCGCATATG TGGTTTGGAAACTTGGTGACCACTAGGTGGTGGAATGACTTGTGGCTCAATGAAGGGTTTGCCACCTATGTCTCGTATCTTGGAGCCGACTATGCTGAACCAACGTGGAACATG AAAGATGTAATGGTTATGAATGAAATCATTCCTGTAATGGGTGTTGATGCCTCAGCCTCCTCCCACCCACTCTCTTCGAAAGAGGAGGACATCCAGAAGCCCGAGCAGATCAGTGAACTGTTTGACTCCATCACATACAGCAAG GGCGCTGCAGTCCTGAGGATGCTATCAGGGTTTATCACTGAGAGCGTCTTTTCCAAAGGACTCCAA ACATACTTAGAGGAGTTCAAGTATAAGAACACAGTCTACCAAGACCTCTGGAAGCATCTGCAAATG GCAGTGGATAAAGCCGGTATAGTGCTGCCCACCTCTGTAGAGGAGATTATGAACCGGTGGATCCTACAGATGGGATTCCCAGTGGTCACCATCAACACCCAGACTGGAGAAATCACCCAGAAACACTTCTTGTTGGACCCTGATTCTGAAGTAGACAGACCCTCACCGTACAA CTATAAGTGGATAGTCCCCATTACGTGGATGAAGACTGGTGAAGCTAAACCGGACTACTGGCTTCTTGACGAAGAAA ctacaaacacaaacatgactcTTGATGCTGATGAGTGGCTGCTGGCCAACATAAATACGAAGGGCTTCTACAGGGTCAACTACGACTCTGAAAATTGGGAACGCCTCCTCGCTAAGCTGAGCTCCGGACATCAG GATATACCAATGATCAGCCGAACTCAAATTATAGATGATGCTTTTAACCTCGTGAG TGCAAAGATGGTGAACATAACTCTGGCTCTGAGTACGACCAAGTACCTAGATAAAGAAGTTGAATACATGCCCTGGGAGACAGCCAAAAGACACCTCGCCTACTTCCACCTGATGTTTGACCGCAGTGAAGTGTATGGTCCCATGCAG GCTTACTTAAAGAAAAAGGTCACCCCTCTGTTTAACTACTTCAAAAAAATCACGAACAACTGGGCTGACGTACCAGCAAATCACACCGACCA GTACAACCAGATGAATGCAATCTCTATAGCCTGCAGCACTGGAGTGGAAGGCTGTAAGGAGCTCACCACTGGTTGGTTCAGAGAATGGATGGAAAATCCAGCTGTCAACAA AATCAATCCCAACTTGAAGACCAGAGTGTACTGCAGTGCGATTGCTGaaggaggagtggaggagtgGGACTTTGCTTGGTCCATGTATAAGAACGCTACCATTCCTTCAGAGGCTGAGAAACTCATGTATGCTCTGGCCTGCACCAGACAGCCCTGGCTGCTGAACAG GTACCTGCACTATTGTCTGGACCCAGAGAAGATCCCTGTGAAGGATGCCACCTCCGCCATCATTACCATTGCTAGTAAAGCCATCGGTCAACCTCTGGCATGGGACTTTATCAGAGAAAAATGGGACTTTATGTACAATGA ATATGGTGAATCATCAATTAACATGGGAGCAATCATTTATGGAGTGACCAGACGATTCTCTTCTGAG
- the LOC131987568 gene encoding aminopeptidase Ey-like isoform X1 has translation MGKGLYISKAVAVTCVVAAIAAVATIIALAVVYAQEKSKNEVAPPVTASPTSPPTPTTPSPPKEPWDHYRLPDSLSPVSYNVTLWPRLKPNADDLYIFTGNSTVVFKCVKETDLIIIHSKKLNLTKFGEYHAKLSGLHGATAPSLKKTWLEEPTQYLVVQLNGPLKPGSMYELFTDFVGELTDDLGGFYRSEYTEDGVKKVLATSQMQPTDARKVFPCFDEPAMKAVFHMTLIHPRETVALSNGMNYDPVNITAQDLIQTSFEPTEIMSTYLLAFVVCEFSFITSNPQAEVLIRIWAQRKAIEEGQGDYALEKTGPILAFFEKYYNSTYPLSKSDQIALPHFRFGAMENWGLIAYRETALLYNPGFSSTGEKEWVASTISHELAHMWFGNLVTTRWWNDLWLNEGFATYVSYLGADYAEPTWNMKDVMVMNEIIPVMGVDASASSHPLSSKEEDIQKPEQISELFDSITYSKGAAVLRMLSGFITESVFSKGLQTYLEEFKYKNTVYQDLWKHLQMAVDKAGIVLPTSVEEIMNRWILQMGFPVVTINTQTGEITQKHFLLDPDSEVDRPSPYNYKWIVPITWMKTGEAKPDYWLLDEETTNTNMTLDADEWLLANINTKGFYRVNYDSENWERLLAKLSSGHQDIPMISRTQIIDDAFNLVSAKMVNITLALSTTKYLDKEVEYMPWETAKRHLAYFHLMFDRSEVYGPMQAYLKKKVTPLFNYFKKITNNWADVPANHTDQYNQMNAISIACSTGVEGCKELTTGWFREWMENPAVNKINPNLKTRVYCSAIAEGGVEEWDFAWSMYKNATIPSEAEKLMYALACTRQPWLLNRYLHYCLDPEKIPVKDATSAIITIASKAIGQPLAWDFIREKWDFMYNEYGESSINMGAIIYGVTRRFSSEFEYNQLLQFKEDKAEQLGSASSALDQALEGTKTNMNWMAQNKKLVHEWFTSETTL, from the exons ATGGGGAAAGGTCTGTACATCAGCAAAGCTGTGGCAGTAACCTGTGTGGTTGCAGCCATCGCTGCTGTGGCCACCATCATAGCCTTGGCTGTGGTTTACGCTCAGGAGAAGTCAAAGAATGAAGTTGCACCTCCAGTCACTGCCAGTCCCAccagcccccccacccccaccacgCCTTCCCCCCCGAAGGAGCCCTGGGACCACTACAGACTTCCAGATtccctgtctcctgtctcctacAACGTCACCCTGTGGCCCCGACTGAAGCCCAACGCAGACGACCTTTACATCTTCACCGGAAACTCCACGGTGGTCTTCAAATGTGTGAAGGAGACTGACCTCATCATCATCCACTCCAAAAAGCTGAACCTCACCAAATTTGGGGAATACCATGCCAAGCTGAGTGGCCTCCATGGAGCCACTGCGCCCAGCCTGAAAAAGACCTGGCTAGAAGAACCGACCCAGTACCTGGTGGTCCAGCTCAACGGCCCACTGAAGCCCGGCAGCATGTACGAGCTCTTCACAGACTTTGTTGGAGAGCTGACCGACGACCTGGGAGGATTCTACAGGAGTGAATACACGGAAGATGGCGTAAAAAA AGTTTTGGCCACAAGTCAAATGCAGCCAACGGATGCCAGGAAAGTCTTCCCCTGCTTCGATGAGCCCGCTATGAAAGCTGTCTTCCACATGACTCTCATTCACCCCCGTGAGACTGTGGCTCTGTCCAACGGCATGAACTACG ACCCTGTTAACATCACGGCACAGGATTTAATCCAGACAAGCTTTGAACCCACAGAGATTATGTCAACCTACTTGCTGGCCTTTGTTGTCTGTGAATTTTCATTCATTACATCAAACCCCCAGGCAGAAGTTTTG ATCAGGATCTGGGCTCAAAGGAAGGCTATAGAGGAGGGACAGGGGGACTATGCTCTGGAGAAGACTGGGCCCATACTGGCATTCTTTGAGAAATACTACAATTCTACTTACCCTCTGAGCAAGTCAG ACCAGATCGCACTTCCTCACTTCCGTTTTGGAGCCATGGAGAACTGGGGCCTGATCGCCTACAGAGAAACTGCCCTCTTATATAATCCTGGTTTTTCATCCACTGGAGAAAAAGAGTGGGTGGCATCAACCATCTCACACGAGCTCGCGCATATG TGGTTTGGAAACTTGGTGACCACTAGGTGGTGGAATGACTTGTGGCTCAATGAAGGGTTTGCCACCTATGTCTCGTATCTTGGAGCCGACTATGCTGAACCAACGTGGAACATG AAAGATGTAATGGTTATGAATGAAATCATTCCTGTAATGGGTGTTGATGCCTCAGCCTCCTCCCACCCACTCTCTTCGAAAGAGGAGGACATCCAGAAGCCCGAGCAGATCAGTGAACTGTTTGACTCCATCACATACAGCAAG GGCGCTGCAGTCCTGAGGATGCTATCAGGGTTTATCACTGAGAGCGTCTTTTCCAAAGGACTCCAA ACATACTTAGAGGAGTTCAAGTATAAGAACACAGTCTACCAAGACCTCTGGAAGCATCTGCAAATG GCAGTGGATAAAGCCGGTATAGTGCTGCCCACCTCTGTAGAGGAGATTATGAACCGGTGGATCCTACAGATGGGATTCCCAGTGGTCACCATCAACACCCAGACTGGAGAAATCACCCAGAAACACTTCTTGTTGGACCCTGATTCTGAAGTAGACAGACCCTCACCGTACAA CTATAAGTGGATAGTCCCCATTACGTGGATGAAGACTGGTGAAGCTAAACCGGACTACTGGCTTCTTGACGAAGAAA ctacaaacacaaacatgactcTTGATGCTGATGAGTGGCTGCTGGCCAACATAAATACGAAGGGCTTCTACAGGGTCAACTACGACTCTGAAAATTGGGAACGCCTCCTCGCTAAGCTGAGCTCCGGACATCAG GATATACCAATGATCAGCCGAACTCAAATTATAGATGATGCTTTTAACCTCGTGAG TGCAAAGATGGTGAACATAACTCTGGCTCTGAGTACGACCAAGTACCTAGATAAAGAAGTTGAATACATGCCCTGGGAGACAGCCAAAAGACACCTCGCCTACTTCCACCTGATGTTTGACCGCAGTGAAGTGTATGGTCCCATGCAG GCTTACTTAAAGAAAAAGGTCACCCCTCTGTTTAACTACTTCAAAAAAATCACGAACAACTGGGCTGACGTACCAGCAAATCACACCGACCA GTACAACCAGATGAATGCAATCTCTATAGCCTGCAGCACTGGAGTGGAAGGCTGTAAGGAGCTCACCACTGGTTGGTTCAGAGAATGGATGGAAAATCCAGCTGTCAACAA AATCAATCCCAACTTGAAGACCAGAGTGTACTGCAGTGCGATTGCTGaaggaggagtggaggagtgGGACTTTGCTTGGTCCATGTATAAGAACGCTACCATTCCTTCAGAGGCTGAGAAACTCATGTATGCTCTGGCCTGCACCAGACAGCCCTGGCTGCTGAACAG GTACCTGCACTATTGTCTGGACCCAGAGAAGATCCCTGTGAAGGATGCCACCTCCGCCATCATTACCATTGCTAGTAAAGCCATCGGTCAACCTCTGGCATGGGACTTTATCAGAGAAAAATGGGACTTTATGTACAATGA ATATGGTGAATCATCAATTAACATGGGAGCAATCATTTATGGAGTGACCAGACGATTCTCTTCTGAG
- the LOC131987568 gene encoding aminopeptidase Ey-like isoform X3, with the protein MGKGLYISKAVAVTCVVAAIAAVATIIALAVVYAQEKSKNEVAPPVTASPTSPPTPTTPSPPKEPWDHYRLPDSLSPVSYNVTLWPRLKPNADDLYIFTGNSTVVFKCVKETDLIIIHSKKLNLTKFGEYHAKLSGLHGATAPSLKKTWLEEPTQYLVVQLNGPLKPGSMYELFTDFVGELTDDLGGFYRSEYTEDGVKKVLATSQMQPTDARKVFPCFDEPAMKAVFHMTLIHPRETVALSNGMNYGKSIFHCSLLTTSFEPTEIMSTYLLAFVVCEFSFITSNPQAEVLIRIWAQRKAIEEGQGDYALEKTGPILAFFEKYYNSTYPLSKSDQIALPHFRFGAMENWGLIAYRETALLYNPGFSSTGEKEWVASTISHELAHMWFGNLVTTRWWNDLWLNEGFATYVSYLGADYAEPTWNMKDVMVMNEIIPVMGVDASASSHPLSSKEEDIQKPEQISELFDSITYSKGAAVLRMLSGFITESVFSKGLQTYLEEFKYKNTVYQDLWKHLQMAVDKAGIVLPTSVEEIMNRWILQMGFPVVTINTQTGEITQKHFLLDPDSEVDRPSPYNYKWIVPITWMKTGEAKPDYWLLDEETTNTNMTLDADEWLLANINTKGFYRVNYDSENWERLLAKLSSGHQDIPMISRTQIIDDAFNLVSAKMVNITLALSTTKYLDKEVEYMPWETAKRHLAYFHLMFDRSEVYGPMQAYLKKKVTPLFNYFKKITNNWADVPANHTDQYNQMNAISIACSTGVEGCKELTTGWFREWMENPAVNKINPNLKTRVYCSAIAEGGVEEWDFAWSMYKNATIPSEAEKLMYALACTRQPWLLNRYLHYCLDPEKIPVKDATSAIITIASKAIGQPLAWDFIREKWDFMYNEYGESSINMGAIIYGVTRRFSSEFEYNQLLQFKEDKAEQLGSASSALDQALEGTKTNMNWMAQNKKLVHEWFTSETTL; encoded by the exons ATGGGGAAAGGTCTGTACATCAGCAAAGCTGTGGCAGTAACCTGTGTGGTTGCAGCCATCGCTGCTGTGGCCACCATCATAGCCTTGGCTGTGGTTTACGCTCAGGAGAAGTCAAAGAATGAAGTTGCACCTCCAGTCACTGCCAGTCCCAccagcccccccacccccaccacgCCTTCCCCCCCGAAGGAGCCCTGGGACCACTACAGACTTCCAGATtccctgtctcctgtctcctacAACGTCACCCTGTGGCCCCGACTGAAGCCCAACGCAGACGACCTTTACATCTTCACCGGAAACTCCACGGTGGTCTTCAAATGTGTGAAGGAGACTGACCTCATCATCATCCACTCCAAAAAGCTGAACCTCACCAAATTTGGGGAATACCATGCCAAGCTGAGTGGCCTCCATGGAGCCACTGCGCCCAGCCTGAAAAAGACCTGGCTAGAAGAACCGACCCAGTACCTGGTGGTCCAGCTCAACGGCCCACTGAAGCCCGGCAGCATGTACGAGCTCTTCACAGACTTTGTTGGAGAGCTGACCGACGACCTGGGAGGATTCTACAGGAGTGAATACACGGAAGATGGCGTAAAAAA AGTTTTGGCCACAAGTCAAATGCAGCCAACGGATGCCAGGAAAGTCTTCCCCTGCTTCGATGAGCCCGCTATGAAAGCTGTCTTCCACATGACTCTCATTCACCCCCGTGAGACTGTGGCTCTGTCCAACGGCATGAACTACGGCAAGTCCATCTTTCACTGTTCACTGTTAACT ACAAGCTTTGAACCCACAGAGATTATGTCAACCTACTTGCTGGCCTTTGTTGTCTGTGAATTTTCATTCATTACATCAAACCCCCAGGCAGAAGTTTTG ATCAGGATCTGGGCTCAAAGGAAGGCTATAGAGGAGGGACAGGGGGACTATGCTCTGGAGAAGACTGGGCCCATACTGGCATTCTTTGAGAAATACTACAATTCTACTTACCCTCTGAGCAAGTCAG ACCAGATCGCACTTCCTCACTTCCGTTTTGGAGCCATGGAGAACTGGGGCCTGATCGCCTACAGAGAAACTGCCCTCTTATATAATCCTGGTTTTTCATCCACTGGAGAAAAAGAGTGGGTGGCATCAACCATCTCACACGAGCTCGCGCATATG TGGTTTGGAAACTTGGTGACCACTAGGTGGTGGAATGACTTGTGGCTCAATGAAGGGTTTGCCACCTATGTCTCGTATCTTGGAGCCGACTATGCTGAACCAACGTGGAACATG AAAGATGTAATGGTTATGAATGAAATCATTCCTGTAATGGGTGTTGATGCCTCAGCCTCCTCCCACCCACTCTCTTCGAAAGAGGAGGACATCCAGAAGCCCGAGCAGATCAGTGAACTGTTTGACTCCATCACATACAGCAAG GGCGCTGCAGTCCTGAGGATGCTATCAGGGTTTATCACTGAGAGCGTCTTTTCCAAAGGACTCCAA ACATACTTAGAGGAGTTCAAGTATAAGAACACAGTCTACCAAGACCTCTGGAAGCATCTGCAAATG GCAGTGGATAAAGCCGGTATAGTGCTGCCCACCTCTGTAGAGGAGATTATGAACCGGTGGATCCTACAGATGGGATTCCCAGTGGTCACCATCAACACCCAGACTGGAGAAATCACCCAGAAACACTTCTTGTTGGACCCTGATTCTGAAGTAGACAGACCCTCACCGTACAA CTATAAGTGGATAGTCCCCATTACGTGGATGAAGACTGGTGAAGCTAAACCGGACTACTGGCTTCTTGACGAAGAAA ctacaaacacaaacatgactcTTGATGCTGATGAGTGGCTGCTGGCCAACATAAATACGAAGGGCTTCTACAGGGTCAACTACGACTCTGAAAATTGGGAACGCCTCCTCGCTAAGCTGAGCTCCGGACATCAG GATATACCAATGATCAGCCGAACTCAAATTATAGATGATGCTTTTAACCTCGTGAG TGCAAAGATGGTGAACATAACTCTGGCTCTGAGTACGACCAAGTACCTAGATAAAGAAGTTGAATACATGCCCTGGGAGACAGCCAAAAGACACCTCGCCTACTTCCACCTGATGTTTGACCGCAGTGAAGTGTATGGTCCCATGCAG GCTTACTTAAAGAAAAAGGTCACCCCTCTGTTTAACTACTTCAAAAAAATCACGAACAACTGGGCTGACGTACCAGCAAATCACACCGACCA GTACAACCAGATGAATGCAATCTCTATAGCCTGCAGCACTGGAGTGGAAGGCTGTAAGGAGCTCACCACTGGTTGGTTCAGAGAATGGATGGAAAATCCAGCTGTCAACAA AATCAATCCCAACTTGAAGACCAGAGTGTACTGCAGTGCGATTGCTGaaggaggagtggaggagtgGGACTTTGCTTGGTCCATGTATAAGAACGCTACCATTCCTTCAGAGGCTGAGAAACTCATGTATGCTCTGGCCTGCACCAGACAGCCCTGGCTGCTGAACAG GTACCTGCACTATTGTCTGGACCCAGAGAAGATCCCTGTGAAGGATGCCACCTCCGCCATCATTACCATTGCTAGTAAAGCCATCGGTCAACCTCTGGCATGGGACTTTATCAGAGAAAAATGGGACTTTATGTACAATGA ATATGGTGAATCATCAATTAACATGGGAGCAATCATTTATGGAGTGACCAGACGATTCTCTTCTGAG